The genome window TTGGTCGTCCTGAGGGAATCGTTGTTCATGAGACAGCTAATAACAACGATGCTATCGAAAACGAGATCGCTTACGAGTCTAACAATTGGAACGTGCCAGGTCGAGAATCCTACGTCCACGCATTTGTTGATCGCTCACAAATTATTAACACAGCGAGCACTGATTTAACTTGCTGGGGTGCAGGACCGGTTGCAAATGCTCGTTATATCTCGATTGAACTTTGTCGGGAAAAGACGTTTGATAATTTTGCCCGTTCAGTGAATAATGACGCATATTATGTGGCTTATTTATTAAAGAAGTACAACTTACCAGTAACTAATGCTACTCATACTGGCTCTGGGACAGTTTGGTCGCATCACGCAGTTTCTAACTTTTTAGGCGGAACTAACCATACTGATCCAACGGGATATTTCAGTTCTTGGGGATATTCGATGGACCAATTCTTCCAGTTAGTTCAGTATAAATACAACAATCTTGGAGTTGAGCCAGCAGAGAAAGTTGCAAGTAAAGCTAACATTTCTGAAAGTGAAGTCGTGAGTGGTAAAGCTAGTAATCAGCCATTCTATTATTTAACAGATGCTGGAATCGTTAAAGGCGGTAGCGCAAATCAATTTATCGGCAACACTTATCAAGCAACTTCAATTGTAAAAACTAAAAATAACGGAATTTATACGTTGTTAACAAATGGAGGGGCACCACTTGCTTGGGTTCGCACTGGCCAGCTTTCACTAGGCGGTAATGATCCAATTGCTTCACAGATTTCTGTTAAGAATATTGCCTATCTAACCGATAACTCGCCACTCTATTACTCGTTAGGTAATGGTTTTCAGGCAAATGACATCAGTGGACCATATTCTTATAGTATTAAATCAGTCGCTAAAACTGAAAGCGGCCGGATTTTCTATCTTTTAGTTGACAATTGGACTGCTGAACCGTTTATGTGGGTCGAGAATAAAAACGCTAGCTTAAAGGATAGTTTGGGCTCTGAGATTGTTTCGACAATTAAAGGTTCGCCTGCTTTGCCTGATAAGAAAGGGAGCAAACTTCCGGCGGCAGTTTCTGTCTTACAAGCTGCTCCGACTTCTTGGCTGTTAGAAGATGGTCTTCATCCGACTAACGATACTACAAGAGTTGGCACGCAAGTGTACGTATTAGGGAATCGTGATATTAATCAGATCAATTATACGAGCGTTAGTGTCGACGGTTTTGATTCCATCGGTTATGTTCCAACATCAACTTTGAAGTATCAAACTGAGAATTTAACTAGTATCATCTCAAAACAGTCTGGAAACGGGATTGTTAATAATGCAGCCGGAGCACAAGTTTACTCATGGCCTGGCGGCACCCCGATTTCAGGTTCGATTTTGCCGCAAGGCAGCGCTTGGAAGTTCACGACCGTGGTAACTACAACTGATAACGTTGAATGGTATCAGGTTGGCGGTTATCAATGGATTAAAGGAAGTAACATCAATATTCAGTACTAGATTCAAAGGCATTGCTGAGGCAGTGCTTTTTTGTTTGCCGACAGTTGAATCTTGTTGAAATGATTGTTATAACTAAGTAAGGAATTTAGTTTTTGCTTTTGAAAATCCACTTAGAGAAAACGTAATTGATCAACACGATTAGAATTTGGCTGATCAACTTGACCAGAAGTTTGTTTTGCTGCATGAGGTCAATTCCGAGATACACAATTAGATCATCAGCAAATAAAGAAAAAGTTCGGGCAGCTAGAAACCACCAAAATTCGAGGATTCTGGCTTTGAAACCTTGAGCTTTACTGTTGAAAACCCATTTACGATTGGTGAAAAAAGCAAATAGGAAAGAAATGAACCAGGCGATTGTATTTGCCCAGACCGTCTTCATTTCAGGCATCGCAAATGTTAAGGCAAAGAAAACGATGTAGTTAACTGCCGTGGTCAGAATTCCAAATATCAAATAGGTGATAATTTCTTTCTTCTTGGGTTCTAAATTTTTAAATTTATCCATTATTTTATTCTAAACGATTAAATCTAAAATCGCCTTAATTTTAAGAGAAAAATGAACAATAATAAAAAAATTAAATTATCCCGGCGCGAAGTGTTTGAACTTATTGCCGAGGGATTCATCACAATCGGGATCATGGTTTTGGTAAGTTTTGCCCTGATCATCATCACGATTCAATTTGGGGGCGACGGCCCTTTTGTGCAACGAAGTGGCTCGATATTTTATCGCGGGATGCCGGTTCCGTCATTTGGTAATGACTTTTGGAGCTTCGAAACTTTTTTGTATCTATTTTTTGGACTGTTCGATATTTCGGTGGTAGTTTGGCGCTTGCTTCGGCGCTATCACCTGATGGAAATGCGCCATGTGATTGCCGCAATGCAAGAAATCGCGGACGGTCATTTGGAAAAAAGAATTGATTATCAAGTAAATCGAGAGCTTCAAGGCGTTGTTGATTCGATTAATGCGCTAGTCGATAGTGCCGTTCATTCAATGAAAGAGGAACGGAGAATTGAACAAAGCAAAGACGAGCTGATCACCAACGTATCTCATGATCTAAGAACGCCGTTAACGAGCATTATTGGCTATCTTAATTTAATTGAGGACGACCAGACGCTTGATCTGGCAACAATTCGCAAGTACGTTCACATCGCTTTTGCCAAGGCAGGACAAATGAAGTACTTGACCGACGATCTGTTTGCCTACACCAAACTAAACTCGCAAAAAGTGAGTTACAATTACACAGTTTTTAACATGAACGAATTAATCGAACAGTTATCTGCTGATTTTGAGCTAGAGGCTGAAAAGTCCGGTCTTCGCATTGATAGCGTGGTACCAGCTAATCCGATTACAGTTGAGCTCGATTCTGAGAAATTAGGGCGGGCGCTGTCTAATTTGGTCAGTAATGCCTTAAAATATGCCAAAAAAGGTACTTTTATTCGGATCGTTCTGTCTGATTTAGGCGATCAAATTGCGATTCGAGTCGAGAACGACGGGCCCAAAATTCCGACAACGTCGCTTAATAAAATCTTTGAGCGCTTTTACCGGGTTGATGCAGCTCGTTCAGGCTCAAGTGGCAGCGGGCTAGGGCTTGCGATTGTCCAAAATATTGTTGAAGGTTTGGGCGGAACAGTTAAAGTAACATCTAATCGGGAGCTCACAAGTTTTATTATTGAGCTGCCAAAAAATGGGAGAGACGTAAAATAAATGGCTCAAATACGACGCCAGCCTCGTAAACATCGTTCAATTTGGCTGATTTTATTTAAGATATTCGGAGTCTTATTGATTCCGTTGGTTTTAATAGCTTTTGAAATTCGTCCGACCGCTGATCGGTCTTTTCAAATTAAGCAAACAAATAAACAAATTCCCTCAATCACTGAAAGTGCTGATCTCAATGCGCAAGCTTTTATTCTAACGGATAGCCAGACGGGGCAAATTATCTATGAAAAAAATATTCAGCAAAGTTTGCCAATCGCTTCTATTTCTAAAATTATTCCCGTTTATTTGATTTATCAAGCACTCAAAGAGGGAAAAATAAAACTTACTGATCAGGTGAAAATTAGGCCGGAAATTGCTGATTTGAGCACCGTTAGTGGGCTTTCTAATGTTAAATTGAACGCTAATTCGACTTATAGCGTCGAAGATCTTTTGTATGCGACCCTTTTAAGCTCGGCAAATGCAGGTGTGATGGCACTTTCTGAACATTTGGCGCCCTTAGATCAAATCAATCAAGCAGAACAGGATTTTCTGAAAAGCCTGAAAATTGAAGATTTTCTGATCGTTAATGTTAATGGTCTTCCCAATGACATGTTAGGGAGTTTGCGCAATCCAGGAACAGCCGTCGATGCAGATAACAAAATGTCAGCGAGTGCCGTTAGTCAAGTTGCAGCTAAATTGGTGACGGACTTTCCAGCAGTCTTAGATGTCAGTAAAAATTCTACTTATAAATTTAAAGCGGGAACAGCTGAGGCCCAAGATCTAAAAAGTACTAATCAACTTTTGCCTGGCGGGAATTTCGCCGACCCTAAGTTGGAGGTCGTGGGATTAAAGACGGGAACCAATGATGATGGGTATAGTTTTGTCGCAACTTTAAAGAAAGATCAGCGCTTGATGACAGCAGTGATTTTAAATGCGCCATCTGATCAAGCACGGTTTGGGCAAACCAGAGATTTTTTGCGCCGTTTTCAGCAAAATTATCACCTGATCACTATCAACTCTGATACCAATCCAAACGTCAAAAAAGCAGCTAATTTGTTTAAAAATCAATATGATTTAAAGAGTGTTGAAAGTAAAGATTTAACTCTTTGGGTTCCCAATGAAGTTAAAGCAGAAGATTTTCATTTCAAACTTGAGTTTGATCGTGCTTATTTTCAGCAAACAAAAAAGCCAGGGTTAACCCTGACTCTCGATTTACCAGAAAATTCAGCGAAATTTATGACTGATTCGCCATTGGTTCTTAATCTACGCTGATTCTTCTTGCATCGCTAAATTTAAAAATTTGTTGTATGATTTTTTGAACATCAGGTTGACAGTTCCAAGGGCGCCAGCCCGGTTTTTGCTGACGATTACTTCGGTTTTGACCACATCTTGCTGGTTAAATGCAACATTATCGGGATTTTCTTCGCCATCCTCTGAATCTTCGCTGCCATAATAATCATCACGATACAAAAACGCAACAATATCGGCGTCCTGTTCGATCGAACCAGATTCACGGATATCAGAGAGAATCGGACGCTTATCTTGGCGCTGTTCAACACTTCTTGATAACTGGGAAAGAGCAATTACCGGCACGGCAAGCTCTTTAGCCAGTTTTTTTAGTTGTCTAGAAATTTGGGAGATTTCTTGTTGGCGATTTTCTCCTTTACCTTCAATCAGTTGAAGATAATCAACAACAATCAACCCAATATCATCAACTTCTTGCGCCAGTTTTTTGCATTTACTGCGAATTTCGGCGATCCGATTACCAGGCGTATCGTCGATATAAACATTGGTCTGACCCAAAATATTCATCGCAACGGTCAACTTCTCCCATTCCTCAGCCGTTAGGTTTCCGGTCTGCAGATTATTAGCGCTGATGTTACCTTCAGCACAAATCATTCGGTTTACAAGAGATTCTGCTGACATTTCCAAGCTAAAAATTGCGACGACTGATTTGGTTTGAACTGCGACATTTTGGGCAATGTTAAGAGCAAAAGCAGTTTTACCCATACTGGGACGGGCGGCGAGGATAATCAATTCGTCGGGGTGAAGTCCGTTTGTGAGCTGGT of Xylocopilactobacillus apicola contains these proteins:
- a CDS encoding GtrA family protein — encoded protein: MDKFKNLEPKKKEIITYLIFGILTTAVNYIVFFALTFAMPEMKTVWANTIAWFISFLFAFFTNRKWVFNSKAQGFKARILEFWWFLAARTFSLFADDLIVYLGIDLMQQNKLLVKLISQILIVLINYVFSKWIFKSKN
- a CDS encoding D-alanyl-D-alanine carboxypeptidase family protein encodes the protein MAQIRRQPRKHRSIWLILFKIFGVLLIPLVLIAFEIRPTADRSFQIKQTNKQIPSITESADLNAQAFILTDSQTGQIIYEKNIQQSLPIASISKIIPVYLIYQALKEGKIKLTDQVKIRPEIADLSTVSGLSNVKLNANSTYSVEDLLYATLLSSANAGVMALSEHLAPLDQINQAEQDFLKSLKIEDFLIVNVNGLPNDMLGSLRNPGTAVDADNKMSASAVSQVAAKLVTDFPAVLDVSKNSTYKFKAGTAEAQDLKSTNQLLPGGNFADPKLEVVGLKTGTNDDGYSFVATLKKDQRLMTAVILNAPSDQARFGQTRDFLRRFQQNYHLITINSDTNPNVKKAANLFKNQYDLKSVESKDLTLWVPNEVKAEDFHFKLEFDRAYFQQTKKPGLTLTLDLPENSAKFMTDSPLVLNLR
- a CDS encoding peptidoglycan recognition protein family protein; translated protein: MHKKTIAKIAGVLVALCFLAVSVIPLTQNRQPVVTKAYADVNTYILQNNFPNPNIQTRKTPFWGVGAAYRNGVGRPEGIVVHETANNNDAIENEIAYESNNWNVPGRESYVHAFVDRSQIINTASTDLTCWGAGPVANARYISIELCREKTFDNFARSVNNDAYYVAYLLKKYNLPVTNATHTGSGTVWSHHAVSNFLGGTNHTDPTGYFSSWGYSMDQFFQLVQYKYNNLGVEPAEKVASKANISESEVVSGKASNQPFYYLTDAGIVKGGSANQFIGNTYQATSIVKTKNNGIYTLLTNGGAPLAWVRTGQLSLGGNDPIASQISVKNIAYLTDNSPLYYSLGNGFQANDISGPYSYSIKSVAKTESGRIFYLLVDNWTAEPFMWVENKNASLKDSLGSEIVSTIKGSPALPDKKGSKLPAAVSVLQAAPTSWLLEDGLHPTNDTTRVGTQVYVLGNRDINQINYTSVSVDGFDSIGYVPTSTLKYQTENLTSIISKQSGNGIVNNAAGAQVYSWPGGTPISGSILPQGSAWKFTTVVTTTDNVEWYQVGGYQWIKGSNINIQY
- a CDS encoding sensor histidine kinase; protein product: MNNNKKIKLSRREVFELIAEGFITIGIMVLVSFALIIITIQFGGDGPFVQRSGSIFYRGMPVPSFGNDFWSFETFLYLFFGLFDISVVVWRLLRRYHLMEMRHVIAAMQEIADGHLEKRIDYQVNRELQGVVDSINALVDSAVHSMKEERRIEQSKDELITNVSHDLRTPLTSIIGYLNLIEDDQTLDLATIRKYVHIAFAKAGQMKYLTDDLFAYTKLNSQKVSYNYTVFNMNELIEQLSADFELEAEKSGLRIDSVVPANPITVELDSEKLGRALSNLVSNALKYAKKGTFIRIVLSDLGDQIAIRVENDGPKIPTTSLNKIFERFYRVDAARSGSSGSGLGLAIVQNIVEGLGGTVKVTSNRELTSFIIELPKNGRDVK
- the dnaB gene encoding replicative DNA helicase, giving the protein MNDNLTSLPNSPEAEQGVLGGIFIDPNRYSDALSIIEPSDFYDRKNQIIFQTMIDLVEEDQTIDVLVISDRLADQHQLENIGGTAYLAQLAERTPIARNVQYYANIVSEKSKLRRLIQTARDIISQAFQDSDQVEQVIEDAQNQILEIDGKRNGAGFQKISDILKTSFEHIEEMSKNDSRITGLTTGYHYLDQLTNGLHPDELIILAARPSMGKTAFALNIAQNVAVQTKSVVAIFSLEMSAESLVNRMICAEGNISANNLQTGNLTAEEWEKLTVAMNILGQTNVYIDDTPGNRIAEIRSKCKKLAQEVDDIGLIVVDYLQLIEGKGENRQQEISQISRQLKKLAKELAVPVIALSQLSRSVEQRQDKRPILSDIRESGSIEQDADIVAFLYRDDYYGSEDSEDGEENPDNVAFNQQDVVKTEVIVSKNRAGALGTVNLMFKKSYNKFLNLAMQEESA